The following are encoded together in the Deltaproteobacteria bacterium genome:
- a CDS encoding ATP-binding cassette domain-containing protein — translation MIEVREATFYYPCRKDSPKLVFEGFNLLIPKGRYVALMGPNGAGKSTLGKMIKGLLSPSSGQVFIAGQPLRPGEISPRVGYVFSNPENQIVASVVEEDVAFALENRGMDPSTMARLVQDSLRLVDMEDYRFHPPHLLSGGQQQKVVLAGVLAMESEILVLDEPTSMLDLQDRKEMLDLFTKIHRQGGRTLLHITHSFEEALSAQEFLYLDNGRVSFYGTWDDFFDKGLLDDSLRIALPPILELIQKLRERGHLIPNDVRSLDELKEFLLGNPQSAIPNPQS, via the coding sequence ATGATCGAGGTTCGGGAAGCTACTTTTTATTATCCCTGCCGCAAAGATTCGCCGAAGCTCGTATTTGAGGGGTTCAATCTTCTGATTCCCAAGGGGCGTTATGTGGCTCTGATGGGCCCGAACGGAGCTGGAAAGAGCACCCTGGGGAAAATGATCAAAGGCTTGCTCTCGCCTTCTTCCGGCCAGGTTTTCATCGCCGGCCAACCCTTGAGGCCGGGGGAAATTTCACCTCGAGTGGGGTACGTTTTTTCCAATCCGGAAAACCAGATCGTTGCCTCCGTGGTGGAAGAAGACGTGGCCTTTGCTTTGGAAAATAGAGGAATGGACCCTTCCACCATGGCCCGGCTCGTCCAGGATAGCCTACGGTTGGTAGATATGGAGGATTATCGCTTTCATCCCCCCCATCTCTTGTCCGGTGGGCAGCAGCAAAAAGTGGTTTTGGCCGGGGTGTTGGCTATGGAGAGTGAAATTCTCGTCCTGGATGAGCCCACTTCCATGTTAGATTTACAGGATCGGAAAGAGATGCTGGATCTTTTCACCAAAATCCACCGCCAAGGAGGAAGAACCCTGCTGCATATTACCCATTCTTTCGAAGAGGCTCTAAGTGCCCAAGAATTTTTGTATCTTGATAATGGCCGTGTTTCCTTTTACGGAACATGGGATGATTTTTTTGATAAGGGTTTATTGGATGATTCTCTGAGAATAGCACTTCCCCCTATTTTGGAACTTATCCAAAAGTTGCGTGAACGGGGACATTTGATTCCTAATGATGTACGCTCCCTGGATGAGTTGAAGGAATTCCTGCTTGGCAATCCCCAATCCGCAATCCCCAATCCGCAATCATAG
- a CDS encoding ATP-binding cassette domain-containing protein yields the protein MEVSLQIEEGECVGIVGETGSGKTTLVQHFNGLLKPSSGKIWVEGVEINRPGTSGVKLRQRVGLVFQYPEHQLFEETVFDDISFVLRQRKILAAEQIEQRVKSACAVVGLDYEDFRRRSPFELSSGEMRRTALAGILVQEPRLLILDEPTVGLDGPSKREILKEIDHLHRSGKTVVIVSHGVEDLLEIVNRLIVLEKGKVLTAGSPPEVFSFLLENDKLTFLVSPVYRLCRNLRAEGWDIPEGIYRVEEAIPILDQIIRKSPARARGILKGN from the coding sequence GTGGAGGTTTCCCTGCAGATTGAAGAAGGGGAATGTGTAGGGATTGTCGGGGAGACGGGTTCGGGGAAGACAACGCTGGTGCAGCATTTTAACGGACTATTAAAACCTTCTTCAGGGAAGATATGGGTTGAAGGAGTTGAAATTAACCGGCCCGGAACCTCAGGGGTTAAACTGCGGCAACGCGTAGGGCTTGTCTTTCAATATCCGGAACATCAGCTTTTTGAAGAGACCGTTTTTGATGATATTTCCTTCGTTTTACGCCAGCGTAAAATTCTTGCGGCTGAACAAATTGAACAGCGGGTGAAGTCGGCCTGTGCGGTCGTAGGGTTGGATTATGAGGATTTTCGTCGACGGTCCCCCTTTGAGCTAAGCAGTGGAGAAATGAGACGAACCGCCCTGGCCGGTATTTTAGTCCAGGAACCACGCCTGCTCATTTTGGACGAGCCTACCGTCGGTTTGGATGGACCCAGCAAGAGGGAAATCCTAAAAGAGATTGACCATCTCCACCGTTCCGGAAAGACCGTGGTCATTGTTTCCCACGGGGTGGAAGATCTTCTGGAAATCGTCAACCGGCTAATTGTTTTGGAGAAAGGGAAAGTTTTAACTGCCGGTTCGCCGCCTGAGGTATTTTCTTTCCTGCTGGAGAACGATAAACTGACCTTCTTGGTCTCTCCGGTTTATCGCTTATGCCGCAACCTTCGTGCGGAAGGATGGGACATCCCTGAAGGAATTTATCGGGTAGAGGAGGCTATACCCATCTTAGACCAAATAATAAGAAAAAGCCCGGCTAGGGCGAGGGGAATTTTGAAAGGTAATTGA
- a CDS encoding EF-Tu/IF-2/RF-3 family GTPase: MPEQKVGEVIKFFSKASVAAIKVTEGTLKVGDRIKIKGHTTDFEDQIQSMQIENQPVEKAEAGHLIGIKVKDRVREKDVIWKIVE; the protein is encoded by the coding sequence ATGCCTGAACAAAAAGTGGGGGAAGTAATTAAGTTCTTTTCCAAGGCCAGCGTTGCAGCAATTAAGGTTACAGAGGGGACCCTTAAGGTTGGAGACCGGATAAAAATCAAGGGGCATACTACAGATTTTGAAGATCAAATTCAGTCCATGCAAATCGAGAACCAGCCCGTGGAGAAAGCTGAAGCCGGGCATTTGATCGGGATCAAAGTAAAAGATCGCGTCCGTGAAAAAGATGTAATCTGGAAGATCGTGGAATAA
- the accD gene encoding acetyl-CoA carboxylase, carboxyltransferase subunit beta, translated as MEETNQQWIQCNACREMLYRKEVERNLQVCPKCNYHFRISTAERLSLVLDEGSFVEIDAELESLDPLRFKDRMKYEERILESQQKTQAKEAIVCGKGTILRQPIMIGVMNFEFMGGSMGSVVGEKIARLVEKAMAADWGVVIFCSSGGARMQEGILSLMQMAKTSAALARLKEKGLPYISFLTDPTTGGVSASFAMLGDIILAEPKAIIGFAGQRVIEQTIKQKLPPGFQRSEYLMERGMIDLIVERKEMKKVLATLLSLLRKQKIREKEA; from the coding sequence ATGGAAGAGACCAATCAGCAATGGATTCAGTGCAATGCTTGCCGGGAAATGCTCTACCGTAAAGAGGTAGAACGTAACCTCCAGGTTTGCCCCAAATGTAATTACCATTTTCGCATTTCCACGGCTGAGCGGCTCTCCTTAGTTTTGGACGAAGGAAGCTTTGTGGAGATCGATGCGGAATTGGAATCCCTGGATCCCCTACGATTTAAGGATCGGATGAAGTATGAAGAAAGAATTTTGGAAAGTCAGCAAAAAACCCAGGCCAAAGAAGCGATCGTCTGCGGGAAAGGGACGATCTTAAGGCAGCCCATCATGATTGGGGTGATGAACTTTGAATTCATGGGGGGCTCCATGGGATCCGTGGTGGGTGAGAAAATTGCCCGCCTGGTGGAAAAGGCAATGGCTGCTGATTGGGGGGTTGTCATTTTTTGTTCTTCGGGGGGGGCGCGCATGCAGGAGGGAATCCTTTCCTTGATGCAGATGGCCAAGACCAGTGCGGCCTTAGCCCGGCTAAAAGAAAAGGGCCTGCCGTACATTTCCTTTCTAACGGATCCTACGACCGGCGGGGTATCCGCGAGTTTTGCCATGTTGGGAGATATTATTCTGGCCGAACCCAAAGCGATTATCGGATTTGCCGGCCAGCGGGTGATTGAACAGACAATCAAGCAAAAATTGCCCCCAGGATTTCAGCGATCAGAATACCTTATGGAACGGGGAATGATCGACCTGATCGTTGAACGGAAGGAGATGAAGAAGGTTTTAGCTACCCTCCTTTCTTTATTGCGCAAGCAGAAAATACGGGAGAAAGAAGCATAA
- a CDS encoding 3',5'-cyclic-nucleotide phosphodiesterase encodes MEIRVLGCYGGELPGYRFCSFAVDGKLLLDAGAVTSVLRLPEQRRLSYILVTHTHLDHIKDIPFLAANLVEERFHQPVNIISTGQIIESIKSHLFNDALWPDFTVLPTVEFPVLKFTSIDPEVDVPLQEFTIRAIPVNHTVRAVGYIIRKGRSAILYTGDTGPTERIWEEANDLEDLKAVMVETSFPNKLRAVAESSGHMTPLMLKRELKKLRRKGIPILLAHMKPQYLSLLKKEVRQIGYPKISFLRQGERYQF; translated from the coding sequence ATGGAGATCAGAGTTCTCGGCTGTTACGGGGGGGAGCTACCCGGATACCGATTTTGCAGCTTTGCGGTAGACGGAAAATTACTATTGGACGCAGGAGCGGTGACATCCGTGCTCCGTCTTCCGGAACAGCGCCGACTTTCTTACATCCTGGTCACCCACACCCATCTTGACCATATCAAAGATATCCCTTTTTTAGCGGCAAACCTGGTAGAGGAGCGCTTCCATCAACCGGTCAACATTATCAGCACCGGGCAGATCATTGAAAGTATCAAATCCCATCTTTTCAACGACGCTCTATGGCCAGATTTCACGGTCCTGCCTACAGTAGAATTTCCAGTGCTAAAATTTACTTCCATCGATCCGGAAGTGGACGTTCCCTTGCAAGAATTCACGATCCGGGCCATTCCTGTGAACCACACGGTCCGGGCCGTTGGCTACATCATTCGCAAAGGTCGAAGCGCCATTCTTTACACCGGAGACACCGGACCAACGGAACGAATCTGGGAAGAGGCCAATGACCTCGAGGACTTGAAGGCAGTGATGGTAGAGACTTCGTTTCCCAATAAGTTAAGGGCCGTAGCGGAAAGTAGCGGCCACATGACTCCGCTGATGCTCAAGAGGGAATTGAAGAAACTTCGCCGTAAAGGCATTCCCATCCTCCTGGCGCACATGAAGCCCCAGTATTTGTCCTTGTTAAAGAAGGAGGTCCGCCAGATTGGCTACCCCAAGATTTCCTTTTTGCGGCAAGGGGAGCGTTATCAGTTTTAG
- a CDS encoding folylpolyglutamate synthase/dihydrofolate synthase family protein, with protein sequence MQRKGEFKKGYQQTLDYLFGLQRFGIKLGLTNITALLSHLGNPHRGLPAIHIAGSNGKGSTAVFLTSVLRQSGMRVGLYTSPHLVDFSERIQVDGIPISSEKVVQLTEYIREVVERLIQKGELCLAPNSQPRPKEFDAEKATITFFEFATAMAFLYFREAKAEVVVLETGLGGRLDATNVIDPLLSLITPISLEHQQYLGKTLMQIAAEKAGIIKPKRPLLTSAHQPRVITLLRQRCQDLGSPFYVWGEDFTARRQAPQVIDFKGRSHHWAGLRLGLTGSHQVVNASLALAAVEVLMESGFTIEEDQIRRGVAQVRWPGRLELIGQNPRILLDGAHNPGATRVLKKALQEGFQRRRLILVMGIMADKDIAKMMTNLVPLADFLILTRPKMDRAASLEYLRQQASAFQKPATEIADVGQALDHALTVACGDDLVLVSGSLFTVGEARAHLAKKGMVLS encoded by the coding sequence ATGCAGAGGAAAGGAGAATTTAAAAAAGGTTACCAGCAGACCCTGGATTACCTTTTCGGATTGCAGCGGTTTGGGATCAAACTGGGCCTTACCAATATCACGGCCTTGCTCAGCCATTTGGGTAACCCTCATAGGGGATTGCCGGCCATTCATATCGCCGGTTCCAATGGAAAAGGTTCTACGGCAGTTTTTCTAACTTCGGTATTACGGCAATCCGGCATGAGGGTAGGCCTGTATACCTCTCCCCATCTGGTCGACTTCAGCGAGAGAATCCAGGTCGATGGGATTCCCATTTCCTCGGAAAAGGTAGTCCAATTGACGGAATATATCCGGGAAGTCGTCGAGAGACTGATCCAAAAGGGAGAACTTTGCCTGGCTCCGAATTCCCAACCCCGGCCTAAAGAATTTGACGCCGAAAAAGCCACGATCACCTTTTTCGAATTCGCCACGGCCATGGCCTTTCTCTATTTCCGCGAGGCCAAAGCGGAGGTGGTCGTACTGGAGACAGGTTTAGGAGGAAGGTTGGATGCCACGAACGTGATCGATCCTCTGCTTTCCCTGATTACCCCTATTTCTTTGGAACACCAGCAGTACCTGGGAAAAACGTTGATGCAAATTGCCGCCGAAAAAGCGGGAATCATTAAGCCGAAGCGGCCTTTACTTACTTCAGCCCACCAACCCCGCGTGATTACTCTCTTGCGCCAAAGGTGTCAAGATCTTGGTTCCCCCTTCTACGTTTGGGGAGAAGACTTTACGGCTAGGCGGCAAGCCCCTCAGGTTATCGATTTTAAAGGACGATCGCATCATTGGGCGGGTCTGCGCTTGGGATTAACCGGTAGCCATCAAGTGGTCAATGCCTCCTTAGCGTTGGCAGCAGTTGAAGTGTTAATGGAATCCGGGTTTACCATCGAAGAAGATCAAATCCGACGGGGTGTTGCCCAGGTGAGATGGCCAGGGAGGTTGGAACTGATCGGACAAAATCCCAGGATTCTCTTGGACGGAGCTCACAATCCGGGAGCCACCCGGGTATTGAAAAAAGCTTTGCAGGAGGGATTTCAGCGGCGCCGGCTCATTCTGGTCATGGGCATCATGGCGGATAAGGATATTGCCAAAATGATGACCAACCTGGTTCCACTGGCCGACTTTTTGATTCTTACTCGGCCGAAAATGGACCGGGCTGCCTCCCTGGAGTACTTGCGTCAGCAGGCTTCTGCTTTTCAGAAACCGGCTACCGAAATCGCCGACGTAGGTCAAGCCCTTGATCACGCCCTAACTGTGGCCTGTGGCGATGATTTGGTTCTCGTTTCCGGATCTCTTTTCACGGTAGGGGAAGCCCGGGCTCATTTGGCCAAAAAGGGCATGGTTCTCTCTTGA